From the genome of Coregonus clupeaformis isolate EN_2021a unplaced genomic scaffold, ASM2061545v1 scaf0243, whole genome shotgun sequence:
ATGACATCATTCTCCCCTtacctgctgagagagagagagcgagcgagagagagagagagagagagagagagagagagagagagagagagagagagagagagagagagagagagagagagatacatgagAGACTTACTGTATACACCATATTTatgggaataggctgccatttggtacAGTACATCACCAGGGAGTAGCTACCTCTGGGACCGAACGTCTTCATGTAACAGTTAGTGCAGTAGGGCTTCtcatcatgctgaaacacaaTGCACAGAAAACATCTTAGTtcattagatagatagatagatagatagatagatagatagatagatagatagatagatagatagatagatagatagatagatagatagatagatagatagatagatagatagatagatagatagatagatagatagatagatagatagatagatagatagatagatagatagatagatagatagatagatagatacttactctctctcccccttcacttcctcctctccctcctacatCTCCCCCTCCACgttatacctccctccctctctccctccctccctgttgatactatctccctccctccctccctccctccctccctccctccctccctccctccctccctccctccctccctccccctgtctttgTACCTCAGCATGTTGTCCTGGGGTCAGCTGTCTATGACATTGTTGATACtacctttccccctctcctcccctccctcaccccctctctctctctctctctctctctccatacctctgCATGTTGTCCTGGGGTCAACTGTCTCTGACACTTTTGGGActatctttccccctctctcccccctccctctcatctcccattcctccctcccccttctctccctcatcctctcccctctctctctctctctccatacctctgCATGTTGTCCTGGGGTCAACTGTCTCTGACACTGTTGGCACTTCAGACACAGAGGGTGGTAGTCACGCCCCAACGAcctcttcttctcacctggaccAATGGGGTTCAAGGATACCAAGGGTTAGAGGTTAAATGTCTGTCATGGACCAATGGGGTTCAAGGATACCAAGGGTTAGAGGTCAAATGTCTGTCATGAACCAATGGGGTTAGAGGAtagcaggggttagaggtcaaatGGTGTCTGCCATTCAGAGAGAGATCTGCACTGTGACTGGAGAGTTACCTGTTAGGTTCCTGTTAGAGTTGCTAAGCTACCGGTAATATACCAAAGTTACTGGAATGTtctatggtaactttggaaatgtatacttgagtaacttttttttaaagtatctgtgtccatattgtccatgcgttttcaaaagaaaatagcctaattaatgaaaaaagcatctaatcaacaatggcattatatTAAATTAATTCTGCAACTCTGACAACTATTTACTTTTTTcccaactgccaccagtttggcgccaacacatttacaacaaagacatattgacaGTCAAATAAATACAagtgtgtaaaaaatatatataaagtatatttcatgctgaaaccctcatattaaacaccaatgctaTTTACTAAGTTCATGGTTTATAttaaggataatgttttacagctttgtattatatatatatattttaaaccaTCTTATTTAATTATTGTATATAtttaacatgtgataaggccacacagaggaccAGAGATCattacagactcatgtgataaggccacacagagggccagagataattacagactcatgtgataaggtgataaggccacacagagggacatagataattacagactcatgtgataaggccacacagagggccagagatcattacagactcatgtgataaggccacacagagggccagagataattacagactcatgtgataatctgaagtacccaaaaagaCAACTAGATGTCATTTGATAAAATTCCCCCCAAAACTTAAATGTTACCAAAATTCTGGTGGTTTACTGGTAAACATAGAAACTATCCAATAATATTTATTTAATTCTTTAATATTTCTTTAATATTCTTTAATTTGCAACCCTAGTTCCTGTACCGGACACATGCAAATAATGCAAGTCCCTAAAGGAAAGGAAGCCAAGTTAGTATTTGAACAAAGCCGGAATGTGAGACAACAGTCTGCTGCCTCATATCAACTGAGGACTTAAGACACAGGAAAGGAAAGGAGGTCAGGTGAATGGAAGCCATGTTAGACTATTGGAACCCAGCCTCTGAAGGAAATTAAGCCAGGTTAGACTATTGGAACCCAGCCTCTGAAGGAAAGGAAGCCAGGTTAGACTATTGGAACACAGCCTCTGAAGGAAATGAAGCCAGGTTAGACTATTGGAACCCAGCCTCTGAAGGAAATGAAGCCAGGTTAGACTATTGGAACCCAGCCTCTGAAGGAAAGGAAGCCAGGTTAGACTATTGGAACCCAGCCTCTGCAGGAAAGGAAGCCAGGTTAGACTATTGGAACCCAGCCTCTGCAGGAAAGGAAGCCAGGTTAGACTATTGGAACCCAGCCTCTGTAAGAAAGGAAGCCAGGTTAGACTATAGGAACCCAGCCTCTGCAGGAAAGGAAGCCAGGTTAGACTATTGGAACCCAGCCTCTGAAGGAAAGGAAGCCAGGTTAGACTATTGGAACCCAGCCAGTCAAGGAAAAGAGACCAGTTTAGTGTGTTGGAACTTATCCCGGGATGAAAAGAAGGCCAGTTAGAAAGGAAAGGACACCAGGTTAGAGTGTTGGAGCATAGCCGGTGTGTTAGAGAACAGTCTGCTCCCTCAGAGAAGCCACTTCctgttgtctgtgtgtgagtcatgacagactgttcagagcatggagacacacacacacacacacgcacacagacacacagacacacagacacacagacacacagacacacgcacacaataGGAAAGGTATAACGATTGAGGCTAGAAAAGATTTGTGAGCGATGCTTCTCAGAAACCTGTAACTATTCCATAATTCTATGGCATCTCTGACCCACTGTATGacactgcaaaacacacacacacacacacacacacacacacacacacacacacactcccacacacacactcccacacattgCACTCACCAAAGTAGACGGGTTTCCCACAGATGGGACAGTAGCCCACCATGATAGATGATATTCCTGACACTGTTATTTAGCAGACAGCAAGTGTGGACgtagagagtgtgagtgtgagatggagaaagtgtgtgtagagagagagaaagtgtctgtagagagagagaatgtgtgtgtgagagagtgtgtagagaaaacgtgtgtgtgtcagagagatgtACAGGAAATAGGTTCAACTCTCTGAATGTGACGTGTTCTGATGACAGAACCAGGATGTGGCGAGTACCTTGTCACAGCGAGACAAAGAAAAATCATTTCAAAAGAAAATGCTATATCAACGCATTGGTGTCAATGGTAATACGAAATATACATAGATATAGGACAAAGTTATGTTATGAAACGATATGATACATAGAACTAGAAAGATATGATACATAGAACTAGAAAGATATGATACATAGAACTAGAAAGATATGATATATAGAACTAGAAAGATATGATACATAGAACTAGAAAGATATgatacat
Proteins encoded in this window:
- the LOC121562601 gene encoding cysteine-rich protein 1 isoform X2, giving the protein MVGYCPICGKPVYFGEKKRSLGRDYHPLCLKCQQCQRQLTPGQHAEHDEKPYCTNCYMKTFGPRGKGRMMSYGHSSASSSSSSS
- the LOC121562601 gene encoding cysteine-rich protein 1 isoform X1, whose amino-acid sequence is MVGYCPICGKPVYFGEKKRSLGRDYHPLCLKCQQCQRQLTPGQHAEHDEKPYCTNCYMKTFGPRAGKGRMMSYGHSSASSSSSSS